The following proteins come from a genomic window of Caldanaerovirga acetigignens:
- a CDS encoding zinc ribbon domain-containing protein: MPVIYVDPKETSKTCPKCGNVSRYNRKIQGWFKCVKCGYQSDADRVGAINIAAKALDALGA, encoded by the coding sequence GTGCCTGTAATCTACGTCGATCCCAAGGAGACCTCCAAGACTTGTCCGAAGTGCGGGAATGTTTCCCGGTATAACCGGAAGATCCAAGGCTGGTTTAAATGCGTAAAGTGTGGATACCAGTCTGATGCGGACAGGGTGGGGGCAATAAACATAGCCGCGAAAGCGCTCGATGCTCTCGGGGCATGA